One Verrucomicrobiota bacterium DNA window includes the following coding sequences:
- a CDS encoding AGE family epimerase/isomerase codes for MQRNRTIWIAGCALWLGIAGQAATLQDYAKEYRKQLAEKIMPYWYDTMDREHGGYLLADALSGRQVATDKSLVTQSRMVWGFAHADIKGFSDKQHNYLKAAEHGYRFLLEHFRDPENGGYYWKLGTDGKILDDRKILYGQCFVIYAMVEYSRASGRQEPIDRAMELYRSIQQRSHDANNDGWFEHFKRDWTPLMQHDETIVVELGGHKSANTHLHLMECLTELYDVTHHSEVKKSLEECLRLNQDYFYPLEAGKSCFHRQPDWRLVTRPASAGLSYGHNVEFAWLMIRAELVLGRKPSWSHFNAHLEHALKYGYDWINGGIYARGIDNQPATATEKVWWAEAELIAALTDGLKRKWNPMYEAALEKQIRFIAEKQTAPDGIWLDTVTSEGNPKSPGKAHAWKANYHDVRAMVKFMEAFEKD; via the coding sequence ATGCAACGGAATCGGACAATCTGGATCGCTGGGTGCGCGCTTTGGCTGGGCATTGCGGGGCAAGCCGCGACGCTCCAGGATTACGCCAAAGAGTATCGCAAACAATTGGCGGAAAAAATCATGCCGTACTGGTATGACACCATGGATCGGGAGCACGGTGGCTACCTGCTGGCGGACGCCCTGAGCGGACGCCAGGTCGCCACGGATAAGAGCCTGGTGACGCAAAGCCGCATGGTGTGGGGATTCGCTCATGCTGATATAAAGGGATTCAGCGACAAACAGCACAATTATCTTAAAGCGGCGGAACACGGCTACCGATTCCTGCTGGAGCATTTTCGCGATCCAGAAAATGGCGGCTATTACTGGAAGTTGGGCACCGACGGGAAAATCCTCGATGATCGCAAGATTCTCTACGGCCAATGCTTTGTCATCTATGCCATGGTCGAGTATTCCCGGGCCAGTGGCCGCCAGGAACCCATTGACCGTGCCATGGAGCTGTATCGTTCGATTCAACAGCGCTCACACGATGCCAACAATGACGGATGGTTTGAACATTTCAAACGGGATTGGACTCCCCTCATGCAGCATGATGAAACCATCGTGGTCGAATTGGGTGGTCACAAAAGCGCCAATACGCACCTGCACCTGATGGAATGCCTTACGGAACTATATGACGTTACCCATCATTCGGAGGTGAAAAAATCGTTGGAGGAATGCTTGCGTTTGAATCAGGATTATTTCTATCCGTTGGAAGCGGGCAAATCCTGTTTTCACCGGCAACCGGATTGGCGACTCGTCACGCGTCCAGCCAGTGCCGGACTGTCCTATGGGCATAATGTGGAGTTTGCCTGGCTGATGATTCGCGCGGAGCTGGTTTTGGGACGCAAGCCGTCCTGGAGCCATTTCAATGCCCATCTGGAACATGCGTTGAAATACGGTTATGACTGGATCAATGGCGGCATCTATGCCCGTGGAATAGACAACCAGCCTGCTACTGCCACGGAGAAAGTCTGGTGGGCGGAAGCGGAATTGATTGCCGCCTTGACCGATGGCCTCAAGCGCAAATGGAATCCCATGTACGAGGCTGCCCTGGAAAAACAGATTCGTTTTATCGCGGAAAAACAAACCGCACCCGACGGCATCTGGTTGGATACCGTGACGAGCGAAGGAAACCCAAAAAGCCCTGGCAAAGCGCACGCGTGGAAGGCGAACTATCACGACGTGCGCGCGATGGTTAAGTTCATGGAAGCGTTTGAAAAGGACTGA
- the nadD gene encoding nicotinate (nicotinamide) nucleotide adenylyltransferase has product MERIGIYGGSFNPVTCGHLLVARAALEEAQLDRLHFVPAAQSPFKPDQLLASGDARCRWLRLALAGWERCELDDQELKRGGVSYTVDTLRDYARRFPDATLCYLIGADHLCKLPQWRDAGTLANLAEFLVIPRPGEVAAALPPPFRGRLLKGFPLGVSASEVRARLKAGLPIAGLVPETAVEIIEKSGLYL; this is encoded by the coding sequence ATGGAACGGATTGGAATATATGGCGGCTCTTTTAACCCGGTGACGTGCGGACATCTGTTGGTGGCCCGCGCCGCGCTGGAAGAGGCCCAACTCGATCGTTTGCACTTCGTCCCTGCCGCACAATCACCGTTCAAGCCGGATCAACTGTTGGCATCGGGCGACGCCCGTTGTCGTTGGTTGCGGTTGGCACTGGCGGGTTGGGAACGTTGCGAACTGGACGATCAGGAATTGAAACGCGGCGGGGTTTCATATACAGTGGATACGTTGCGCGATTACGCCCGGCGATTTCCCGATGCCACCTTGTGTTATCTGATTGGTGCGGACCATCTGTGCAAGTTACCGCAATGGCGGGATGCCGGCACCTTGGCGAACTTGGCGGAGTTTCTCGTCATTCCACGCCCCGGCGAGGTTGCTGCAGCGTTGCCGCCGCCGTTCCGCGGGCGTCTGCTTAAAGGTTTCCCGCTGGGAGTTTCCGCCTCGGAAGTGCGGGCGCGGCTCAAAGCGGGTTTGCCCATCGCCGGGCTTGTGCCGGAAACCGCGGTGGAAATAATCGAAAAATCCGGGCTTTATCTTTAA
- a CDS encoding PAS domain S-box protein: MPSDHFRVELQPLILVVDPDAAARQKLVLLLSSMGLQVQESTSGNDAWQLLYQQRPNLVLLAHHRAGLDADAFCVQIKSEPDFAEVGVVFMDVDQPVGVNVGKASSMDRADGHIRLPISDEDMLERIGIFLRLQWAESALWHSERKYRALLEMAQDGMALLSQDGTVRFANVTLARILGHPSSDLSGTSLVSFFDEASRQLMENWLMEGSLRRGQQREFTLMRPDHTEVRVQAMLTDISDSSVAERELLFMARDVTVHRQTEEKLRQLFRATEQSPATIVITDVAGAIEYVNPKFSSVTGYSSKEALGKNPRILKSGVQGKEFYLEMWQTLTAGKEWRGEFHNRKKDGTIYWESASISPLRNEVGQITHYIAVKEDISLRKQLEEEREQLVNDLREALANVKTLSGLLPICASCKRIRDDRGYWETVEGYVGRHSGARFSHGMCPECAKKWLQDAGLEPPVDKL, translated from the coding sequence ATGCCAAGTGATCATTTTAGGGTCGAGTTACAGCCGCTAATCCTCGTGGTGGACCCCGACGCTGCTGCCCGGCAAAAACTGGTTCTGCTATTGAGCAGCATGGGCTTGCAGGTGCAGGAAAGTACCTCTGGCAACGACGCTTGGCAGTTGCTTTACCAGCAGCGTCCGAACCTCGTTCTACTGGCTCACCATCGGGCCGGGTTGGATGCGGATGCGTTTTGCGTTCAAATCAAGAGCGAGCCGGATTTTGCCGAAGTAGGGGTGGTTTTCATGGATGTGGACCAACCGGTGGGAGTAAACGTCGGTAAGGCGTCTTCCATGGATCGTGCGGATGGTCATATCCGATTACCCATCAGTGATGAAGATATGCTTGAACGGATTGGCATCTTTCTGCGTCTGCAATGGGCGGAGTCCGCGCTATGGCACAGTGAGCGCAAATATCGCGCGTTGCTGGAAATGGCGCAGGATGGCATGGCGCTGCTTTCGCAGGATGGCACGGTTCGCTTTGCGAATGTCACCCTTGCGCGTATCCTCGGGCATCCCAGTAGTGATTTGTCTGGCACTTCGCTGGTTTCATTTTTCGATGAAGCCAGCCGTCAACTCATGGAAAACTGGCTGATGGAAGGGTCGTTGCGGCGTGGGCAACAGCGCGAATTCACCTTGATGCGTCCGGATCATACGGAGGTCCGAGTGCAGGCGATGCTCACGGATATTTCGGATTCCAGTGTGGCGGAGCGCGAATTGCTGTTTATGGCGCGGGATGTGACGGTTCATCGGCAGACCGAAGAAAAGTTGCGTCAATTGTTCCGGGCAACAGAACAAAGCCCTGCTACGATCGTCATCACCGATGTAGCGGGTGCCATAGAGTATGTGAACCCCAAGTTCAGCAGTGTCACCGGGTATTCGTCCAAGGAAGCCTTGGGCAAAAATCCCCGCATTTTGAAATCAGGGGTGCAAGGCAAAGAATTTTATCTTGAAATGTGGCAGACCTTGACCGCTGGCAAAGAGTGGCGGGGCGAGTTTCATAACCGGAAAAAGGATGGCACCATCTATTGGGAATCCGCCTCAATCTCTCCCCTCCGCAATGAGGTGGGGCAGATTACCCATTACATTGCGGTCAAAGAGGATATTTCCCTCCGAAAACAACTGGAGGAGGAACGGGAACAATTGGTCAACGATTTGCGCGAGGCGCTGGCCAACGTCAAGACTTTGAGTGGGTTGCTGCCCATTTGCGCCTCTTGCAAGCGGATTCGGGATGACCGTGGTTATTGGGAGACCGTGGAAGGGTATGTCGGACGCCATTCGGGTGCCCGGTTCAGCCATGGAATGTGCCCGGAATGCGCCAAAAAATGGTTGCAAGACGCTGGGTTGGAACCGCCAGTGGATAAGTTATGA
- a CDS encoding DegQ family serine endoprotease, which produces MKTWMMKWMAAGALALAGGTTLYLSAGNAFGGAPAIKLAKAEVNVSVNDHPLTRDSRPTSSFASVVKKTAPSVVNIFTTKKVRNELAMGGNPMFEDPMFQQFFGRPFGQNPQQPKTHTQRSLGSGVIVTEDGYILTNNHVVDGADEIRVMLEKDRREYTAKVVGRDPKTDLAVLRIEAKGLSYATFGNSDNLEVGDIVLAIGNPFGIGQTVTSGIISAMGRGGMGIEEYEDFIQTDASINPGNSGGALIDAEGRLIGINTAILSRSGGNHGVGFAVPCNLARQVMEQLIEFGKVERGFLGVAIQDLTPELAKQFSLNDAKGALVGEVTANSAAAEAGLKDGDIITGINGKEVRDSRHLRLTVAQLKPGNKVELKLMRDGKEKTVKATLKTLPEARVAAASQPNGSTPGEALDGVAVTDLSPALRQQFKLPPALKGALITDVAPNSASFEAGLRPGMVLQEINRKSVTSAEDAVNLTKNVKEKQTLVRLWANGGSRYIVVDETKVS; this is translated from the coding sequence ATGAAAACCTGGATGATGAAATGGATGGCGGCGGGGGCCCTGGCCCTGGCCGGTGGAACAACGCTCTATCTGTCCGCTGGTAATGCCTTCGGCGGCGCACCCGCCATCAAACTGGCCAAGGCAGAAGTCAACGTGTCCGTGAATGACCACCCACTGACGCGTGACTCCCGCCCCACGAGCAGCTTCGCGAGTGTGGTCAAGAAAACCGCGCCCAGTGTGGTCAATATCTTCACCACGAAGAAAGTGCGCAATGAGCTGGCCATGGGCGGGAACCCCATGTTTGAAGATCCGATGTTCCAACAGTTCTTTGGCCGGCCCTTTGGCCAGAACCCGCAGCAACCCAAGACGCACACCCAGCGCAGTCTTGGCTCCGGGGTGATCGTCACCGAGGACGGCTACATCCTCACCAATAACCACGTTGTGGATGGAGCGGATGAAATCAGAGTGATGCTGGAAAAGGACCGCAGGGAATACACGGCCAAGGTTGTGGGGCGCGACCCCAAGACGGACCTTGCAGTATTGAGGATTGAGGCCAAGGGCTTATCCTATGCGACGTTTGGCAACAGCGACAACCTGGAAGTCGGCGACATCGTGCTGGCGATTGGCAATCCGTTTGGCATCGGCCAGACGGTAACCTCCGGCATCATCAGCGCCATGGGGCGCGGCGGCATGGGCATTGAGGAGTATGAAGACTTCATCCAGACCGATGCCTCCATCAACCCCGGCAACTCAGGCGGCGCACTGATTGACGCCGAAGGTCGCCTCATCGGCATCAACACCGCCATCCTGAGCCGCAGCGGCGGCAATCACGGCGTGGGTTTTGCCGTACCGTGCAACCTCGCGCGGCAAGTGATGGAACAACTCATTGAATTTGGCAAAGTCGAGCGCGGCTTCCTGGGCGTAGCCATCCAGGATCTCACGCCTGAATTAGCCAAACAATTCAGCCTGAACGATGCCAAAGGCGCGTTGGTCGGCGAAGTCACCGCGAACAGCGCCGCCGCCGAGGCGGGTTTGAAGGATGGCGACATCATCACCGGCATCAATGGTAAAGAGGTGCGAGACAGCCGGCATTTGCGGCTGACCGTCGCGCAACTCAAACCCGGCAACAAGGTGGAACTCAAACTCATGCGTGACGGCAAAGAGAAAACCGTCAAAGCCACTTTGAAGACCTTGCCGGAAGCACGCGTGGCCGCCGCCAGCCAACCCAATGGCAGCACCCCCGGAGAAGCGCTGGATGGCGTGGCCGTCACCGACCTATCCCCGGCATTGCGTCAGCAATTCAAGCTACCCCCGGCGCTCAAAGGCGCGCTCATTACCGATGTGGCACCCAACTCGGCATCGTTCGAGGCGGGTCTGCGCCCCGGCATGGTGTTGCAAGAGATTAACCGCAAATCCGTCACCAGCGCCGAAGATGCGGTCAACTTGACCAAGAACGTAAAAGAAAAACAAACTTTGGTCCGCCTCTGGGCCAACGGTGGCAGCCGTTACATCGTGGTGGATGAAACCAAGGTTTCGTGA
- a CDS encoding pitrilysin family protein — protein MMTNNDEVPALPPGVQVVNLDNGLVLILREDHSAPVVSAQAWCKTGSIHEGRWLGAGLSHVLEHMLFKGTTTRGSGKIDQEVHDAGGYMNAYTSFDRTVYFIDVPNTGATVAIDILCDIMQHATLPEAELAKEMDVIRREMDMGQDDPNQRSGRRLFETAYTRSPYRFTVIGYPDIFNELKREDIFNYYREKYTPNNLFMVVVGDFKAEEVIAQVRAAFANTKARPMPPEVLPEEPRQLAEREVVEEAPVEMAHVHFSWHIPDVRHTDIPVLDVLATLLGSGRSSRLYQEVREKGLVVSADAWTYNPGNPGLFGMSAMIEADKYDSAKAALLSQVERFKNELPSEAELAKAVKQFIAGTLSARKTMAGQGQDLGGNWIAANDLNFSARYLETVKQITPSDLQRVARGYLTRDNRTIYALVPEGSKQRVALMADTATRTPVQSFVLANGMRLLLKEDHRLPFVEFRAVLRGGILSETAATNGISLLTAKLLLKGTKTRRADEIAREIESLGGSLDTFSANNTLGLSMEVMREDFSKGLELFADVILNPVFPAEAFEREREVQLASIRAQRDHLLQCAIKMMRRGLFGDTGYGYDALGTEAGLAQLTPAHAAKCWQDLGAPENCVLSIYGNFQTGEVCAEVEKALAAWQRKAHIPALQPSAALTEILRLDETRDKKQGVLVIGFRGTTMLDEDRFALELIQESCSDLGSRLFTRIREKLGLAYYVGAQNMLGLTPGFFAFYAGTEPDKISVCEAEMLREVATLCSEGLTDEELKRSKAKIIGQKKIGRQDLGHCATVAALDELYGLGYQNHETEDARYAAVTLEQIRHVAQKFLTPDRMVVAVIRPE, from the coding sequence ATGATGACAAATAATGATGAAGTTCCCGCTTTGCCGCCCGGCGTGCAGGTGGTCAACCTTGACAATGGGTTGGTGCTGATTCTCCGCGAAGATCACAGCGCCCCGGTCGTGTCTGCCCAGGCTTGGTGCAAAACTGGCAGCATTCATGAAGGTCGCTGGTTGGGGGCCGGCCTCTCGCATGTACTCGAGCACATGCTGTTCAAAGGCACAACGACGCGCGGATCAGGCAAGATTGACCAGGAGGTCCATGATGCGGGCGGGTACATGAACGCTTACACTAGCTTTGATCGCACGGTTTACTTTATTGACGTGCCCAACACCGGTGCGACGGTGGCGATTGATATCCTGTGCGACATCATGCAGCACGCCACCCTGCCGGAGGCGGAACTGGCCAAGGAAATGGATGTCATTCGCCGTGAGATGGACATGGGCCAGGATGATCCCAATCAACGGTCTGGCCGTCGGCTGTTTGAAACCGCCTATACGCGCAGCCCGTACCGGTTTACCGTCATTGGTTACCCGGATATTTTTAACGAACTCAAGCGGGAAGATATTTTTAATTATTATCGCGAGAAATACACGCCCAACAACCTGTTCATGGTGGTGGTGGGCGACTTCAAGGCGGAGGAGGTTATCGCCCAGGTGCGCGCCGCGTTCGCGAACACGAAGGCCCGTCCCATGCCGCCCGAAGTCCTGCCGGAGGAGCCACGGCAACTCGCCGAGCGTGAAGTGGTGGAGGAAGCCCCGGTGGAGATGGCGCATGTTCATTTCAGTTGGCACATTCCCGATGTCCGGCATACGGATATCCCCGTGCTGGATGTGCTGGCCACCTTGCTGGGTTCCGGAAGGAGTTCCCGCCTGTATCAGGAAGTGCGCGAGAAAGGCCTGGTCGTATCCGCAGATGCCTGGACCTACAATCCCGGTAATCCTGGTTTGTTTGGCATGAGCGCCATGATCGAAGCCGATAAATATGACTCGGCTAAAGCAGCGCTGTTGTCGCAAGTGGAGCGGTTCAAAAACGAATTACCCTCCGAAGCGGAACTCGCCAAAGCTGTCAAACAATTCATCGCCGGCACGCTGTCCGCCCGCAAGACCATGGCGGGGCAGGGGCAGGATTTGGGCGGCAACTGGATTGCGGCCAACGACCTTAATTTCTCCGCACGCTATCTCGAAACCGTTAAGCAGATCACACCGTCCGATTTGCAGCGCGTGGCCCGTGGTTATCTGACCAGGGATAATCGCACCATTTATGCGCTCGTTCCGGAAGGGAGCAAGCAGCGCGTCGCCCTGATGGCGGATACGGCAACACGCACTCCCGTCCAAAGCTTTGTTTTGGCCAATGGAATGCGGTTGCTGCTGAAGGAGGATCACCGCCTTCCGTTCGTGGAATTCCGCGCCGTCTTGCGCGGGGGAATTCTTTCTGAAACCGCGGCGACCAACGGCATTTCCTTGCTGACCGCCAAACTGCTGCTCAAGGGCACGAAGACGCGCCGGGCGGATGAAATCGCACGCGAAATCGAATCGCTGGGCGGCAGTCTGGACACCTTTAGCGCCAATAATACCCTTGGCCTTAGCATGGAAGTGATGCGCGAAGATTTCTCCAAGGGCTTGGAACTGTTTGCCGATGTGATTTTGAATCCCGTTTTTCCGGCAGAGGCGTTTGAACGCGAACGGGAAGTGCAATTGGCCTCGATCCGCGCGCAGCGGGATCATTTGTTGCAATGCGCCATTAAGATGATGCGGCGCGGTCTGTTTGGCGATACCGGTTATGGGTATGATGCCTTGGGGACCGAGGCGGGGTTGGCGCAGTTGACGCCTGCGCACGCGGCCAAGTGCTGGCAGGACCTTGGTGCGCCAGAAAACTGTGTGCTCTCCATTTACGGCAACTTCCAGACCGGGGAGGTCTGTGCCGAGGTGGAAAAAGCACTCGCGGCATGGCAGCGCAAGGCGCACATTCCGGCGTTGCAGCCATCGGCGGCGCTGACGGAAATTCTGCGGCTCGACGAGACTCGCGATAAAAAACAAGGCGTGCTGGTCATCGGCTTTCGCGGGACGACGATGCTGGATGAAGATCGTTTCGCGCTCGAATTGATCCAGGAGTCGTGCAGCGATCTGGGGTCGCGATTGTTCACCCGCATTCGCGAGAAACTCGGGCTCGCCTATTATGTCGGTGCGCAAAATATGTTGGGACTCACGCCGGGCTTCTTTGCGTTTTACGCGGGGACGGAGCCGGATAAAATCAGCGTCTGCGAAGCCGAAATGCTCAGGGAAGTCGCCACCCTCTGCAGCGAGGGGTTGACGGACGAAGAGCTGAAACGTTCCAAGGCCAAGATCATTGGTCAGAAGAAAATTGGTCGCCAGGATTTAGGACACTGTGCCACTGTGGCTGCCTTGGACGAGCTTTACGGGTTGGGGTACCAGAATCACGAAACCGAGGATGCTCGCTATGCGGCGGTGACCTTGGAGCAGATTCGGCATGTCGCGCAAAAATTTCTGACGCCGGATCGCATGGTGGTGGCCGTTATTCGTCCCGAATAA
- a CDS encoding Minf_1886 family protein — MQRINFEEELDKIVSRDPRFEREAYHFVRAGLDHTQKISGKAPKDELRHVSGQQLLIGIREYALREFGPMAITVLEDWGITRCQDFGDIVFNMIEAGLLAKTDKDSRADFQTGYDFQDAFRKPFLPAAKCPPTPAPSA, encoded by the coding sequence ATGCAGCGGATTAATTTTGAGGAAGAGTTGGACAAGATTGTGAGTCGCGACCCGCGTTTTGAGCGGGAGGCGTATCATTTTGTCCGCGCCGGTCTGGATCACACGCAGAAAATCAGCGGCAAAGCGCCCAAGGATGAGTTGCGTCACGTCAGCGGCCAGCAATTGCTCATCGGCATTCGTGAGTACGCCTTGCGCGAGTTCGGCCCCATGGCGATCACGGTGCTGGAGGATTGGGGCATTACCCGCTGCCAGGATTTTGGCGACATCGTGTTCAACATGATTGAGGCCGGATTGCTGGCCAAGACCGACAAGGACAGCCGGGCGGATTTTCAGACCGGATATGATTTTCAGGATGCCTTTCGGAAACCCTTTTTGCCTGCCGCGAAATGTCCGCCAACGCCCGCGCCATCCGCTTGA
- a CDS encoding PmoA family protein — protein sequence MRCMNYCVMTGVLLTLCAARLPLSAADGLELRAEQKADRIVIYVGQDVFTEYLFLDTEKYPYFFPVNGPITLQGVTTKRETNYPHHSSLFFGCDQVNGGNYWQEGLDRGRIISKGVKIVTGQGREVVFEQQCSWERPGAESPFDDQRRIRLAAPTRELRYIDFEITLTPKIDVVIRKTNHSLFSARMKPGLSVKGGGRLRNAQGDSGEKDTFGKTSPWMDARGKNGDAVEGLAILNHPKNRWSIPQWFTRDYGFFSPAPMNWLDKDGLKLAKGEKLNLRYRVLVHAGDPAMNVIEAEYQKWAAADR from the coding sequence ATGAGATGCATGAACTATTGCGTGATGACCGGCGTACTTTTGACACTGTGCGCGGCGCGCCTGCCGCTCTCGGCGGCGGATGGCTTGGAACTGAGAGCGGAACAAAAGGCGGATCGGATCGTCATATATGTCGGCCAGGACGTCTTCACGGAATATCTCTTCCTGGACACGGAGAAATATCCGTATTTCTTTCCAGTGAACGGGCCAATCACGCTTCAAGGCGTCACCACCAAACGGGAAACCAACTATCCGCATCATAGTTCGCTGTTCTTTGGCTGTGACCAGGTCAATGGCGGTAATTACTGGCAGGAGGGCTTGGACCGGGGGCGTATTATTTCAAAGGGCGTGAAGATTGTGACAGGGCAGGGGCGGGAGGTGGTCTTTGAGCAGCAATGTTCATGGGAACGTCCAGGTGCTGAATCGCCCTTTGACGATCAACGTCGCATCCGTCTGGCCGCGCCCACCCGGGAATTGCGATATATTGATTTTGAAATCACACTAACGCCGAAGATTGACGTAGTCATCCGCAAGACGAATCATTCGTTGTTCTCCGCCCGCATGAAACCGGGGCTGTCCGTCAAGGGCGGCGGCAGGTTGCGGAATGCCCAAGGGGATTCTGGTGAGAAAGACACTTTTGGAAAAACCTCACCGTGGATGGATGCGCGCGGCAAGAATGGCGATGCCGTCGAGGGGTTGGCGATCTTGAATCATCCTAAAAACCGTTGGAGCATACCGCAGTGGTTCACCCGTGATTACGGATTTTTTTCCCCCGCGCCCATGAATTGGCTGGATAAGGACGGGTTAAAACTGGCGAAGGGAGAAAAGCTCAACTTGCGCTATCGCGTGCTGGTTCATGCCGGCGATCCCGCGATGAACGTGATTGAGGCTGAATACCAAAAATGGGCGGCAGCGGATAGATAG
- a CDS encoding DNA alkylation repair protein, with product MKTTLPDIRRQLHTAASVEQAANLQRFFKTGPGQYGAGDVFLGIKVPPIRRLVPSGDEMALAEVCELLHSRYHEERLLALLILVRRFQRSEPPMQQKIFELYLRETRYINNWDLVDLSAPQIVGGWLLIRPRKLLDDLARSELLWERRIAVLATFTFIRHGQFDDTLRLCERLLNDPHDLMHKACGWMLREVGKREVVVLSAFLEQHALAMPRTMLRYAIERYPETQRQAWLRVKPAA from the coding sequence TTGAAAACCACGTTGCCTGACATTCGCCGACAATTGCACACTGCCGCCAGTGTGGAGCAAGCGGCCAACTTACAGCGTTTTTTCAAAACCGGGCCCGGCCAATACGGAGCGGGCGACGTCTTCCTGGGCATCAAGGTTCCGCCGATTCGCCGATTGGTGCCATCGGGCGATGAAATGGCGCTGGCCGAGGTGTGCGAGCTTCTGCATTCCCGTTACCACGAGGAGCGCCTGCTCGCGCTGCTGATTCTGGTGCGCCGCTTTCAGCGGAGTGAACCGCCGATGCAACAGAAGATTTTCGAACTGTATCTGCGCGAAACCCGCTACATCAATAACTGGGACCTGGTGGATTTATCCGCGCCGCAAATCGTGGGTGGTTGGCTGTTGATCCGGCCACGCAAGCTTCTGGATGACTTGGCTCGCTCCGAACTTTTATGGGAACGCCGCATTGCGGTGCTCGCCACATTCACCTTTATCCGTCACGGGCAGTTCGATGATACGCTGCGGCTGTGTGAACGTCTGTTGAATGATCCGCATGATTTGATGCACAAGGCGTGCGGTTGGATGCTGCGCGAGGTGGGTAAACGCGAGGTGGTTGTGTTGTCAGCCTTTCTCGAACAACACGCTCTGGCCATGCCGCGCACGATGCTGCGGTATGCCATCGAGCGCTACCCGGAAACGCAACGCCAGGCCTGGTTGCGCGTAAAACCTGCGGCCTAG
- a CDS encoding PQQ-binding-like beta-propeller repeat protein translates to MFNKLKIAAMAALFSTAIVSDVQALDWYRWRGPDLNGISKETGWKADAANNPKILWKAEVGMGFASFSVSEGRFYTSGNASETDTVYCFDANTGKEIWKQSYACGLDAKYYEGGTSATPTVDGKNVYTLSKRGHLYSFDAATGKINWSKNIAEEVGAKLPTWGYASSPLVEGDLLVVNVNKAGVAVDKATGNVVWKTEPDAAGYASAVPFDNEGKRALAFFGKETLFSVEPKTGQILWQHPWKTQYDVNAADPIFNGNQVFLSSSYGKGCTLVEFKGGQTKEVYMNKNMMNHFNSCVLLDGFLYGVTGQSGKTCHLICLEWKTGEIKWQEASVGLGSLMAADGKLIVLGAKGELIIAKAQTTAFEAISRGQILGGKCWTVPVLANGKIYARNAAGNVVCVEAK, encoded by the coding sequence ATGTTTAACAAATTAAAGATAGCGGCCATGGCCGCGTTGTTTTCGACGGCAATCGTTTCTGATGTCCAAGCACTCGATTGGTATCGCTGGCGCGGGCCGGACCTGAACGGCATCTCGAAGGAAACCGGCTGGAAAGCCGACGCGGCCAATAATCCGAAAATCCTTTGGAAGGCAGAAGTAGGGATGGGTTTTGCTTCTTTCTCTGTCAGCGAGGGCCGGTTTTATACCAGCGGCAACGCCAGCGAAACGGATACCGTTTATTGTTTCGACGCGAACACCGGCAAGGAAATCTGGAAACAGAGCTACGCGTGCGGATTGGACGCCAAATATTATGAAGGCGGCACCAGCGCCACCCCCACGGTGGATGGCAAGAATGTCTATACCCTGAGCAAACGCGGGCATCTTTATAGTTTTGATGCCGCAACCGGTAAAATCAACTGGTCGAAGAACATCGCCGAGGAAGTCGGTGCCAAGTTGCCCACTTGGGGATACGCGAGTTCCCCATTGGTTGAGGGAGACCTGTTGGTTGTGAATGTGAACAAAGCCGGGGTGGCGGTGGACAAGGCTACCGGCAACGTAGTGTGGAAAACCGAGCCGGACGCCGCCGGTTATGCGTCAGCGGTGCCGTTCGACAACGAGGGAAAACGCGCCTTGGCATTCTTTGGCAAGGAGACGTTATTCTCCGTGGAGCCCAAGACCGGCCAGATTTTATGGCAGCATCCGTGGAAAACCCAGTACGACGTCAATGCAGCAGACCCGATTTTCAACGGTAACCAAGTGTTTCTGTCCTCCTCATACGGCAAGGGTTGCACGCTGGTAGAATTCAAGGGTGGACAGACCAAAGAGGTTTACATGAATAAAAACATGATGAACCACTTCAATAGTTGCGTGTTGCTGGATGGTTTTTTGTACGGCGTCACCGGCCAATCCGGAAAGACCTGTCACCTGATCTGCCTGGAGTGGAAGACTGGCGAAATCAAGTGGCAGGAGGCGTCGGTGGGCCTGGGCTCGCTGATGGCGGCAGATGGCAAATTGATCGTCTTGGGAGCCAAGGGAGAACTGATCATCGCCAAGGCACAAACAACCGCGTTTGAAGCGATTTCACGCGGGCAAATTCTGGGTGGTAAATGCTGGACAGTGCCCGTGCTGGCCAACGGAAAAATCTACGCGCGCAATGCCGCTGGCAATGTCGTGTGCGTAGAGGCCAAGTAG